In Candidatus Cybelea sp., a single window of DNA contains:
- a CDS encoding glycosyltransferase family 2 protein gives MTGVTVVIPAYNEGSLFAAALSSLSEYFAIHRGSGYEFHFLIVDDGSTDETGAVAATFARWRPNVRIVRHEHNRGLGAALRTAFAAVDTELAVLLDADLTYSPAVAMQLLEALEASHADIAMASPYMPGGSVVGVPFLRRVLSREANRLLSLAVCGKYATLTCMVRAFRVCALRELQFRSDDKPAVAEMLLDALRKKMQVVEVPATLEWTAERRSARGGFNFLRTAAQTYSTLALAFRHRPALWLAVPGLFPGLLPLVVGLLLILRVNSTTLAIGTTATIVIQYTSLALFTGQITAFLGRRFHQKRRLQTNGALNKNGYDPSSRTA, from the coding sequence ATGACCGGCGTAACCGTCGTCATCCCCGCGTACAACGAAGGAAGCCTCTTCGCCGCGGCGCTCTCCTCGCTCTCCGAATATTTTGCCATCCATCGCGGCAGCGGGTACGAGTTTCACTTTCTGATCGTTGACGACGGAAGCACCGACGAGACGGGCGCCGTTGCCGCAACCTTCGCGCGCTGGCGGCCCAACGTACGCATCGTCCGTCACGAGCACAACCGCGGCCTGGGCGCGGCCCTACGCACCGCCTTTGCTGCGGTAGATACCGAGCTGGCAGTGCTGCTCGACGCCGATCTCACCTATTCGCCCGCGGTCGCGATGCAGCTGCTCGAGGCGCTGGAAGCCTCGCATGCCGACATCGCGATGGCGTCGCCGTACATGCCGGGAGGATCGGTCGTCGGAGTTCCTTTCCTGCGCCGGGTCCTCAGCCGTGAAGCCAATCGTCTGCTCTCGCTGGCGGTCTGCGGAAAGTACGCCACGCTGACCTGCATGGTGCGCGCGTTTCGCGTGTGCGCCCTGCGCGAGCTTCAGTTCCGCAGCGACGACAAGCCCGCGGTAGCGGAGATGCTGCTCGACGCGCTGCGCAAGAAGATGCAGGTCGTCGAGGTTCCCGCGACGCTGGAATGGACGGCGGAGCGGCGCAGTGCCCGCGGCGGCTTCAACTTCTTACGCACGGCCGCGCAAACGTACAGCACGCTTGCGCTGGCCTTTCGCCATCGTCCCGCGTTGTGGCTGGCGGTCCCCGGGCTCTTTCCCGGGCTCCTTCCGCTCGTCGTCGGGCTGCTGCTGATCCTTCGAGTCAACTCCACGACGCTCGCCATCGGTACGACCGCGACGATCGTCATCCAGTACACCAGTCTAGCCCTCTTCACGGGGCAAATCACCGCTTTTTTGGGACGAAGATTTCACCAAAAACGTCGCCTTCAAACGAACGGAGCACTAAATAAAAATGGCTACGACCCTTCCTCTCGCACCGCATAG
- a CDS encoding DegT/DnrJ/EryC1/StrS family aminotransferase, with amino-acid sequence MATTLPLAPHRTLPSDQDATGRTLGEEEIAAVSAALRSGTLTSTKGSFVTALESHFAEMMGVKYAYACSSGTAALHCAIAALDPEPGDEMITTAITDMGALTPILYQGAIPVFADVDPRTCNVTAETVAQRISSKTKAIIVTHLFGNPCDIDEIVELGNRHGIPVIEDCAQAFLAAYKGRFVGTAGKIGCFSLQQGKHITTGEGGLVVTNDEALARRIYLFINKAWGYGDPQPDHYFLALNYRMSELAGSVAVAQLGKLPKVVARRRMLAEMLTERIGQLEAIETPYILPGAQHSYWKYVVRTSESLPAEAVLEMAALLKERGIFSAPRYIQKPAFMCEVFQKRKTFGNSGYPFTMARPEVLAYDRERFPGTYAALERVLVVPWNDRYDEDDVNYIAEAMTSAAETLTWRHSA; translated from the coding sequence ATGGCTACGACCCTTCCTCTCGCACCGCATAGAACGCTGCCGTCCGACCAGGACGCAACTGGAAGAACGCTCGGCGAAGAGGAAATCGCCGCAGTCTCCGCTGCTCTGCGCAGCGGAACGCTTACGAGCACCAAAGGTTCATTCGTCACCGCCCTCGAGTCGCACTTCGCGGAAATGATGGGCGTAAAATACGCTTATGCCTGTTCCTCGGGCACCGCGGCCCTCCATTGCGCGATCGCCGCGCTCGACCCGGAGCCGGGCGACGAAATGATTACGACCGCGATCACGGACATGGGCGCGCTCACGCCGATTCTCTATCAAGGCGCGATCCCGGTCTTCGCCGACGTCGACCCTCGCACGTGCAACGTCACGGCCGAGACGGTCGCGCAGCGGATCAGCAGCAAGACCAAAGCCATCATCGTCACGCACCTCTTCGGGAACCCCTGCGACATCGACGAGATCGTCGAGCTGGGCAATCGTCACGGCATCCCGGTCATCGAGGACTGCGCCCAGGCGTTCCTGGCCGCGTACAAGGGCCGCTTCGTCGGCACGGCCGGCAAGATCGGGTGCTTCAGCCTGCAGCAGGGCAAGCACATCACGACCGGTGAGGGCGGTCTGGTCGTCACCAACGACGAGGCTCTCGCCCGGCGGATCTACCTCTTCATCAACAAAGCCTGGGGGTACGGCGATCCGCAGCCCGATCACTATTTCCTGGCACTGAACTATCGCATGTCGGAGCTCGCCGGCAGCGTCGCGGTCGCGCAGCTGGGTAAGCTGCCGAAGGTCGTCGCTCGCCGCCGCATGCTCGCCGAGATGCTCACCGAACGGATCGGACAGCTCGAAGCGATCGAGACGCCCTACATCCTGCCCGGCGCGCAGCATAGTTACTGGAAGTACGTCGTGCGCACGTCCGAGTCGCTCCCGGCAGAGGCGGTGCTCGAAATGGCCGCGCTGCTCAAGGAGCGCGGAATCTTCAGCGCGCCGCGATACATTCAGAAGCCGGCGTTCATGTGCGAGGTCTTCCAGAAGCGCAAGACGTTCGGCAACAGCGGCTATCCCTTTACGATGGCTCGTCCCGAAGTGCTCGCGTACGATCGCGAGCGTTTCCCGGGCACCTACGCCGCGCTGGAACGCGTGCTGGTCGTTCCCTGGAACGACCGCTACGACGAAGACGACGTCAACTACATCGCCGAGGCCATGACCTCGGCAGCCGAGACGCTCACCTGGAGGCACAGCGCATGA
- a CDS encoding Gfo/Idh/MocA family oxidoreductase — translation MKELRFAIVGAGAIARAYEAAFREVKGATVVAVCDTNGAAAEELASRIGCDAYSLLPALLRKSSFDAAIVCTPPVTHESISCKILQSGRHVLCEKPLSITVNSARRMLAVAEHCGMILTMASKFRYAADVRRAREILFAGEIGDLVFAENAFTSFVDMSRRWNSDSTVSGGGVLIDNGTHAVDILRYLLGNLRDIQVVEGRRMQGLAVEDTVRLFVHNDEGVMGAADLSWSINKELETFLRIYGSAGTILVGWKESRFRRQGEDAWNTFGKGYDKIQAFADQIGNFCGAIRGEARLLVTQRDALASVQAVQAAYAALECARWERIGSQLEELTPLRAGALAAS, via the coding sequence ATGAAGGAACTACGTTTCGCGATCGTCGGCGCGGGCGCAATCGCCCGCGCCTACGAAGCGGCTTTTCGAGAGGTAAAAGGGGCAACCGTCGTCGCCGTCTGCGATACGAACGGCGCGGCCGCCGAGGAGCTCGCGTCGCGCATCGGCTGCGACGCGTACTCGCTGCTCCCGGCCCTGTTGCGCAAATCGAGCTTCGACGCCGCGATCGTCTGCACGCCTCCGGTAACGCACGAGTCGATCAGCTGCAAGATCTTGCAGTCCGGGCGGCACGTGCTTTGCGAGAAGCCGCTCTCGATCACGGTGAACAGCGCCCGCCGGATGCTGGCGGTTGCCGAACACTGCGGAATGATCCTGACGATGGCCTCGAAGTTCCGCTACGCGGCGGACGTCCGCCGTGCGCGCGAGATCCTCTTCGCCGGCGAGATCGGCGACCTGGTCTTCGCCGAGAACGCGTTCACCTCGTTCGTCGATATGAGCAGGCGCTGGAACTCCGACTCCACGGTCAGCGGCGGCGGCGTGCTGATCGACAACGGAACGCACGCGGTCGACATCTTGCGATATCTCCTCGGCAACCTGCGCGATATTCAGGTCGTAGAGGGGCGCCGGATGCAGGGGTTGGCGGTCGAAGATACGGTCCGCCTGTTCGTGCACAACGACGAGGGGGTCATGGGTGCTGCCGATCTCTCGTGGAGCATCAACAAAGAGCTCGAAACGTTCCTGCGCATCTATGGCAGCGCCGGCACGATCCTCGTGGGCTGGAAAGAATCGCGGTTCCGGCGCCAGGGTGAAGACGCTTGGAATACCTTCGGCAAGGGATACGACAAAATTCAGGCCTTCGCCGACCAAATCGGCAACTTCTGCGGCGCCATTCGTGGAGAGGCGAGGCTGCTCGTCACGCAGCGCGACGCCTTGGCATCGGTTCAAGCGGTGCAAGCCGCCTATGCAGCGCTCGAGTGCGCGCGTTGGGAACGAATCGGCAGCCAGCTGGAAGAACTGACGCCGCTGCGGGCCGGCGCGCTAGCGGCAAGCTAG
- a CDS encoding acyltransferase yields the protein MAVHPSAIVEPGVSIGRNTSIWDNVHVRHSTTIGSNCIIGEKSYIAYGVEIKDFVKINAFVYVCTGVTIERGAMIAAGVVFTNERFPRATTPQLDRLQSSDPNEYTLHTLVREGATIGARATIGPGLTIGRFAMVGMGSVVTRDVPDFAIVHGNPARPVGYACACGHPLESLTPTMDRPTAMRCQSCAAEYALSGSSLRPMEIAQSS from the coding sequence ATGGCAGTTCATCCCAGCGCCATCGTCGAGCCGGGAGTCTCGATCGGCCGCAACACTTCAATCTGGGACAACGTGCACGTACGTCATTCGACGACGATCGGCTCCAACTGCATAATCGGCGAGAAGAGCTACATCGCCTACGGCGTCGAGATCAAAGACTTCGTCAAGATCAACGCCTTCGTCTACGTCTGCACGGGGGTGACGATCGAGCGCGGCGCCATGATCGCGGCCGGCGTCGTTTTCACGAACGAACGCTTTCCGCGCGCGACGACGCCGCAGCTCGATCGGCTCCAATCGTCCGACCCCAACGAGTACACCCTCCACACGCTGGTTCGCGAAGGCGCGACGATCGGCGCGAGAGCGACGATCGGCCCCGGTTTGACGATCGGACGATTCGCAATGGTCGGAATGGGCTCCGTCGTGACCCGTGACGTCCCGGACTTTGCGATCGTGCACGGAAACCCGGCGCGCCCCGTCGGATACGCGTGCGCCTGCGGACATCCGCTCGAGTCGCTGACGCCGACGATGGACCGGCCTACCGCCATGCGCTGCCAGTCGTGCGCCGCAGAGTACGCGCTCTCCGGCTCCTCGCTGCGGCCGATGGAGATCGCGCAGAGCTCGTAA